The DNA region TTATTGCATTGGGCTCTTTGAGCCTCAATCCTTCTTCCTCTAGGATTGGGATCTAAATCCAGTCCCTACACAacccattattttatattaattccCCAACTCATACACTTTTTCTCCATGTGTAACACCTTTGTCATTTCTCATCTTATAGTTATTCttacctttttctcttttttttttggtaaatattcttaccctttttttccttactttttttccccttttccctttttaatCTCATGGCCACAAATTGTTGCTAGTTGATGCAAGGAAAAACAAACGAGAAGAGCATAGTATATTTCTTAACTATAAACTTTATAGCTAGTAGaccaaaatctctctctctctctctctctctctctatatatatatatgtgtgtgtgtgcgtgtgtgcgTGCGTGTGTGGTGAGATTCTGACAAAACCCACTGAATAAAATGTAAATTCTTATCAAAACCTTCTAGGACACAGAATGTGTTAGAGCATATATTATTCAACtgagctttttctttttttttttttttgctaaaatgaTTCTACAAAGCAACTTATATGTCTAATATTCTACTGTTAATATAATCACAGTGGTGAAGTATGAGAGTGAAGTTCAAGAAGAAGATGCTGTTAAAAACAATTTGTGGAGTTGCATACCAGAGAGAGAAACAGGAGGATCCTCTTCTCTAACTCTTCCTTCAGCTCCCTCTGCCTGACCAAATGTTCTGAAAGAATAAGAAGAGTGGAGCTTGAGGAAGTGCTTGTGTTTTGGGAACAAAGATAGTGGcctagtagtagtagtagaagGCTTTGGGTGAAGAGAAGCAGCAATGAAATTCAAGGCCATGGAATTGGAGTCCTTAGTGAAATTTCTATGCAGTTTAAGTTTAAGGATTTGCTTCCCATTTTCGTTAATTTTAGTCGGTTTCTTTCAGTTTACAAAAAAGGTGTTGTATTAATATTCAATACCcacctcattttttttatttggaccAAAAAAGAGCTCGTCCACATATTTATTACACAAGCCAACAGACTTGTCCACGTGTCTAATTCTGATTTTCCTACTGagattctcttcttcttcttttttctctctctctctctcttttatctgGCTACCTTTTTCTAATTTCACAagccaaaatatgaaaaagacgAAAACATGATGTattaaaaattgtaagaaatgggggaaaaaaatgaaatattctatTTACTATCGTTGTTGGGACAAACTTGgctaataaaaattgaattttttttttttagtttatgttGTGTAtctaaaaaacatatatatgttaaaatacttagtattctaaataaaaaataaaaaaaactatcctAGAGAAGTAGAGATTAAAAGTGGGAAataatcctttttattttttatttttgctactttaTTCTTCATTAGAAAAATTTATGCATCACACGTTGATCTAtggaattatttatttatttattattattatgaataaaaaatagcCAAATTACCATGATACTAGTTACGATTCTCTTATTGCTTGGGACCTTATTccataaatgaataaataaaatataataatcagTTTGGGAATTGGGACACCCTAACTGGTTGGTCATTACTTCGAACCCAATATCCAATGTCGACAAGCTAGGCAAAGACTAATGCTTGAGCGacccagaaaaagaaaataaaattgaaatatatgaaaatgaagaagaagagcatTGATCCAGTCAATCATAAATCGCCAGAGAATGaaattattatcaaattttcatttgccactgtccataaaaattaaaattaaaatcatccgtattttataaaattaaaaaaaaaaaaaacaaaacaaaacaaaacaaaaaacacccCAGAATTAAATGTCCCCATCCAATTGGCGAAGcaatattaaataaacaagaaGTCAATGGGGTTAACATGCTCTAGGTGCaacaaattgtcaaaaaatttaaacgTTGTATTAGCAATCAtggaaatttataatttttgaataGAAGTTGCATGTAGCATCGTATTAAGTAACATTCACCTACTGTTCCCAACTGGATGAAGAATTGAACCTTGATTCTACTACCTTTGTCAGTTGGCAAGCTTATATCCAAACCTAATCTTGACACAAGGTGATTGAGAAGACCTTTACTatcattcatttcttttttagataaatGAGCAATATTGCCACAAAGGACGTTCAGTACAGATCAAAGAATCAGATACAACAAAAATATCATGATGCACAACCAGATTCTTCTAGCAAAAAAGCATTCAAATAAAAGATGCTCCCTACTTTCAAGCTGTCTCCTACCTAAAACACAAAGCACATCACCTTTAAACCCCCCCACTTAGGCACTCTATCCTTAGTTGGCAGCCTGTTCGAAATAGTTAACCAACCTATAAAGGAATGCTTAGGAATGGTTTCGGGGAACCACAACAATTTCCACCAGCAACCTCTAGAGAACTCTTTCTAATGTAATTCCAGGTTTCTGAGGTCGTCAACTGAACAGACTTAGATGGAATCCAAAGTAGTCTGTCCTCTTCAACCAATCTTACCAAGCTGAGTTTACTCTGAATTGCAACCAGATCATCGGAACGAGCAAGGTTCCAAACCCAATTGCCATCTCTCAACAGACTAGAAAGCTTGGAATCTGGTTTACTAGCTGCATCATAAACAGCCCTATGACCATATTTATTATACAGCACAATATCTGGGTGCCAACAATCATGCTGAAGAAATATATTACTTCCTGAGTCAACTTCATATCTGATGGGAGGCCTAGTTTAAGAATCTTTTACCAGCCCCAAGGATTTtaagaacccaaaaaaatccTACCCTTTAAGAAATTTTCTACCATTTGTTTCTCCtgtataataaagaaaaaaggtcAAACCCCATGTACGATGCTCTCAGTTCAGTCTAGGAGGTCTTTGATGGGTAGTGTACCCCCAATTTTAAAAAGGTCGAATCTTGAACTTGAACCTGAGACACATCAAGGACACTAAGTATTGCACCAAGGTCCAACTTCTCCCATAacgtcaagaaaaaaaaaaaaataacaggTAGCATCATCAAATCTGTAAAGTCAGGTTCTCACATTAATAACAGTGCAAGAGATTAATATTTTCATGACcagaaaaagcccaaaaatgTCCTTTAAGTCGCAATACAGGCCAAATAACAAGCTTTATATGCTGCAAGTTCCAAGTGGCTCTAAAGTAATTCTTTGTCCACCATAAGAAGCTACTCCACTCCTATACCCCTTTGATGAGTAAAGAAATTCTTACCCAAAGCTCCACAATCTTTTTAGATACGTCTGAGTTTAGGCCTATTACATGTTGCAATATAGTTTATAAATGCATGACACAAATTCCAGTGAATAGATTGGAGGGATGTCTTGAGGAATTTGTGAGCAACATTCAAACAGCTTTTGTTCCAGGTAGGAACATAGCTGAGAATGTTCTCTTAGCTCAGGAGTGTATCAAGAATTATCCCAGGGAAGTGGGTCAAGTCAGATGCTCTATAAAAGTTGACTTGATGAAGGCCTATGACTCAGTTGGCTAGAGTTTTGTATTTCACTGTTCAACTGTTATTGGGATTCCTGATAGGTTTGTTAGTTGGGTTTGGGAATGCATTCTACTCCCAGGTTTTCTATTGCCATAATTGGTAGTCTGGTGGATTTTGTTTTAAGGGTGCTAAAGGGTTAAGACAGGGTGATCATATCTCACCTTATTTGTTTGTCATTGCTATGAAGGTGTTCTCTGGGCTTTTAAGAACTTCTATCAGAAATTCCTTGAATGGTTTTTGTGCATGCGCAAAAAGTGTCCTTGAACAGTTTAGGCATGTGCCAACAGTATTATTGGAAAAGGCATGTGCAGGTGTCGACATTTCACAGATAGAATTGTTGGAATTCTCAAACTGCTTATCAGAAATCAAACTAAAATACACTCATGGTATTCTCTTAGGATAAATTTTCCTGACAAGCGCCTGTTCGGCAAACATGTAAAAATAGGGCTCTGATTCATTCCATGGACTATATCTCACTAATGCATGTGAAaggaaatatattaattcaaaaccagattttccataACGGGACTTCGCAATCCTGACTTCAACACCCGAGATGCCATAATGATGACAGGTGATTGAATGGGGCATCAGAGAGAATTTGGTTTGGAAAGAGAAGGTTGGAAGATTAAGAGAAAACTTGTCAGGTATCTTAGAGTCAAAAGACTCAATAATTCAGTATACACAAAAAGCAGTCACTTCCAGTTTTGAACGTGACAAAATTTCactaataagaaattaaatccTAACCTTGGTGATATTCACTTCAATTGATGCATTGTCTTCTATCTATGCattgaaaaatttaaatttctgaAGGCATTAGAAGATGATCAAAATAGCTTTGTATCATCAATAGAAATGCATACAAAGTttcttatccaaaaataaaataaaatttcacacACAGTAAAatgatcttttattttttttggagagagagtgagagaaccATCAATTGTGCCTAAATTGGGAaataaaaggggggggggggggaggggggaggaaATATCTAACTAAGATATGCACATGAGAGTGAACAAATAAAAGTATGATAAAGAGACTTACAGAGGGGAGGGAGGTGCATTTGTAGAATGTAGATATGGCTGCTATTGGACCAATGCTTCTGATGTCAAAATGCTTTGAACACAGGAATTAGCCCCAGAGAAGGTTTTGCCTTGGTCAGTTTATATGTCTTTTAGGGTCTCAACAATGTCATGCTTACAGCTGGATGCAATGCGATAACTGCAAATGAAACAAGTGTCAGAGCCATGACAATGAAGGAGACATTGGGATTGCAGTCACGGCCAGAGGGATTGAACCAAATGAACAGAATTCCTTGGAAGTAGCATCCAACTGACACAGCAAGTAAAGAAATATACCTAAACATTCAATTCATAAGGTTAGTTGTCAAATGAAGGCAGTGAAAGTACAATTAGATACGAAAAATAGAATTAAGCTCTTCTGTTTATCTTTTTGCACCCATGCATCATCCCATGAGCCTATCCATTGGAATAAACTTCTCTTCTTTATCACATGAAAGGAACCATTACCAGCAAAAGGAAGAAAGCAATTTTTCCCTTGCTTTAAGGAATTCTAATAAACTTAGAGCCAATGCACTATGAGAGATCCCCAAGGATATGGGAAAGGGTGAATTCCAGGCCCCCTGTATCTCACGCATGTTACACAAgctgaaaggaaaaaaaatgctttcATTAGCATAACGAGCTGGCTCCATGCATTCAAGCCATAAAAATCAAGAATCATAAATCCAGTCTTTATTTGTATATTATTCATTTAAGAAACATTGCCAAGTTCTTAGAAGCATTTATTATAACTCATTcgaatttcattttaaaatttgtgataAACAGCCCAGAAAGCCTCTGTAAATAACCTTCTCTATAGCaaatataaattacaaattttttaaaagacaaGATTTACACATGCCACCATCAACCTGGGTTAAATAAAATGCAGCAGAAGGCAACAATCCCTTTAATATAATATCAAAACTGTGGGGGCAAAACTGACCATAAGGTTTGATAAGAAAATCTCTGTCAAAACCAACCAACTGATGATAGCATGGTCTCCAAAGCCTAAAGTGTTGGTGCTAGATAATCGTCGGATGCTTCTTGGGGAAATTTAATTGACTATCATCAGTCATCACCAGTAGTCTTTGCAAGAACAAACTCCGCCTTTGAAGTGATGGAACCGAACTCTGTCCCTAACAATTATTTCTCTATTAAATGCTTTCGAAACATATTTTGTAAATGAATGGCAATCTTTACAAACTCTTAAGTTCTTAACAATTCGTATGGATGTTCCTTTTGGAGTTCTTGCCAACCCAAAAGCAATGGCCAACTTCTCACTATGATATGATGTGGAGGTTTCTAGGCACTCTTCTGTAATCAATCCAGCCACAGAGATTAAAGACTCCTCTGGCACATAACCAAGCAAAGCAGCCTGACTGATTACTTCTCTCAGTTTgtgataaatttcaacaaaatcagGATGTGACTTGTCATCCACaacaaatttatgaatttgATCACCAACTTCAATCCAGCTCCATCCCGGGGTTGTCTTTATTCCCTGGCTTTTGATCATTTTTCTCATCTTTGAAATACCATCTGTATCTTTGGCTCCAGCATATATCGCAGCAAGCAGAATATAGTCCCCTGCATTTGATGCCCCAAGCTGAACCAGATTCCTCATGGCAATTTCCCCTATTTTCACATTCTTGTGAATCTTGCAAGACCCAAGCAAAGTGCGCCATAGGACTGGATCATCTTGTGAGGGAGAAGTCCTTATCATATCAAGTGCCTTTTCAAGCTTCCCAGCTCGTCCAAACAAATCCACCATGCAGCCATAATGCTTAATTCCAGGCTTCAAATTGAACTCCGTATTCATCATGTGGAAATACTCAACACCCTCCTCAACCAAGCCTTGGTGACTGCATCCACACAACAAACCAAGGAATGTGATGGAATTTGGTTGAACTCCTGCCATCAACATCTGCCTAAAGAAAGAGATTGCTCCATCCCCATGACCA from Castanea sativa cultivar Marrone di Chiusa Pesio chromosome 6, ASM4071231v1 includes:
- the LOC142638259 gene encoding pentatricopeptide repeat-containing protein At3g56550; amino-acid sequence: MSKSDTILKLLQGCNSLQRLQKIHAHVITNGLQHHPAISTKLVHFCAVSVSGSLSYAQLLFHHIDNPQTQAWNSIIRGFANSPSPLQSILYYNDMFSSLVSRPDTFTFSFVLKACERVKAENKCREVHGTIIRCGYERDVVVCTNLVRSYVGNGFIGVAKKVFDDMSERDLVSWNSMISCYSQAGFHYEALKVYDEMKNENVGLDGFTLVGLLSSCAHVGALNVGVNLHRIACEEGFVKNVYVGNALIDMYAKCGCLDDAFCVFDSMQKRDVFTWNSMIVGYGVHGHGDGAISFFRQMLMAGVQPNSITFLGLLCGCSHQGLVEEGVEYFHMMNTEFNLKPGIKHYGCMVDLFGRAGKLEKALDMIRTSPSQDDPVLWRTLLGSCKIHKNVKIGEIAMRNLVQLGASNAGDYILLAAIYAGAKDTDGISKMRKMIKSQGIKTTPGWSWIEVGDQIHKFVVDDKSHPDFVEIYHKLREVISQAALLGYVPEESLISVAGLITEECLETSTSYHSEKLAIAFGLARTPKGTSIRIVKNLRVCKDCHSFTKYVSKAFNREIIVRDRVRFHHFKGGVCSCKDYW